A window of Melitaea cinxia chromosome 26, ilMelCinx1.1, whole genome shotgun sequence contains these coding sequences:
- the LOC123666575 gene encoding protein ALP1-like — protein sequence MDRKRRLALLLLLRHRRNRRKITRRYWISPFISLRNRDGQFFVLEYRELLLDEKKFYNFFRMSVSSFECLLKSLEPHIRKNYTNMRNPVEPVEMLGITLRYLGSGNSITDLHFKFKRGKSTIAYIIQRVCRAIWTNLLRDNIPELTTESFQTIARGFDVKANFPQCVGAIDGKHIRVCNPANSGSLFFNYKAFFSIVLLAIVDSNYKFVFVDIGAYGKECDSTILQNSKLYELMINNNLPLPQPQPLSGSNIPTPYVFVGDEAFGLSKHIMRPYGGQNLDLQQKVFNYRLSRARRYVECAFGIMANKWRIFHRPIDVSYDFATDIIKACCVLHNFVADRDGFRQRDKFAISVDEFLPIQPVHEEQTAPNVIRQQYATYFMTRGTLPWQLNKV from the exons ATGGATCGGAAAAGACGTCTAGCATTGCTCCTATTACTACGTCACCGCCGAAATCGACGCAAGATCACAAGACGGTACTGGATCAGTCCTTTCATTTCATTAAGAAATCGTGATGGacagttttttgttttagaatatCGGGAGTTGCTATTAGACGAAaagaagttttataatttttttagaatgaGTGTATCCAGCTTCGAATGTTTATTGAAGTCCTTAGAACCACACATACGAAAAAACTATACTAATATGAGGAATCCAGTGGAACCAGTAGAAATGCTGGGAATCACTTTAAg aTACCTAGGAAGTGGAAATTCAATAACTGATTTACATTTCAAATTCAAACGGGGAAAATCTACTATTGCATATATAATACAAAGAGTTTGTCGTGCTATATGGACCAATCTTCTTCGGGACAACATCCCTGAACTGACAACTGAAAGTTTCCAAACAATAGCGAGGGGTTTTGATGTAAAGGCAAATTTTCCTCAATGTGTTGGTGCCATCGACGGCAAACATATCCGCGTGTGTAATCCTGCAAATAGTGgctcacttttttttaattataaagccTTTTTTTCGATTGTGTTGCTAGCTATTGTGGATTCAAATTACAAATTCGTATTTGTCGACATCGGTGCATACGGAAAAGAATGCGATTCAACCATATTACAAAATTCTAAACTGTACGAGCTAATGATTAACAACAACTTACCACTACCTCAACCCCAGCCACTCTCTGGTAGCAATATACCAACCCCGTATGTATTTGTGGGTGACGAAGCTTTTGGACTGAGCAAACATATTATGCGTCCATATGGCGGTCAAAATCTCGACTTACAACAAAAGGTTTTCAATTACCGTCTAAGCAGAGCCAGAAGATATGTCGAATGCGCTTTTGGGATTATGGCTAACAAATGGCGCATTTTTCACAGACCGATAGACGTGTCCTATGACTTCGCTACTGACATTATAAAAGCATGTTGTGTATTACACAATTTTGTCGCTGATCGAGATGGTTTTAGACAAAGAGATAAATTTGCTATAAGTGTTGATGAATTTCTCCCAATACAACCCGTACATGAAGAACAGACAGCACCGAATGTCATAAGACAGCAATATGCGACCTATTTTATGACTAGAGGAACTCTGCCTTGGCAGCTAAATAAGGTATAA